In Osmerus eperlanus chromosome 4, fOsmEpe2.1, whole genome shotgun sequence, the sequence CTTTATCAGTATCTGATTTAGTCTGTTCATCTTCACCGTTTGAGACTATGTAGCTGAGACTAAAGTTGTTGTGGTGTTCAACTCATacaggttttctcccttttgtCACTGCGCTCCTAGGAACTTACAAGCAGCAATCGGAGCCTACTATGACTTTGAGAGCCCCAACATCAATGCCCCTTGCATGTCCTTTGTGGAGGATGTGACAATCGGGGAGGGAGAGTCAGTGCCCCCTGATACACCATTTACAAAGACCTGGAGAATACAGAACACAGGTTAGTTGGACTGATTCCCAATACAGACTTGTGATACCTACTGTTAACAGTACTTTCGACATCTGAACTGCGATGGATACCCTGCTTTCTCCTACATGCCTTAGCTGTGTCTCTTTCAGGAGCAGAGTCCTGGCCCCCCGGAGTGTGTCTAAAGTACGTTGGAGGGGACCAGTTTGGTCACGTGAACATGGTGATGGTGCGTTCGTTAGACCCCCAGGAGATGGCCGATGTGAGTGTACAGATGCGGAGCCCTGTGGCTCCAGGGATGTACCAGGGCCAGTGGAGGATGTGCACAGCCACAGGCCTATTCTATGGGGGTGAGGAACTTCTCCAacagtcatttttttttttttttttttggagggggggggggggttccgctGATAACTAAAATGTTACCTAACCCTGAAACGAATGATTCATGTGCTTTTCTAGGCATTTTTAAGTTGGCTAAAGTAATCCAGATCTGTTGCATGATCTGCTTGAGACATTGCTGTGTGTTCCTGGTGGTGTGTTAAAGCTGTTTTCCCTCCGCAGATGTGATCTGGGTGATCCTGAGcgtggaggtgggaggcctcctgggagTGACGCAGCAGCTCTCCTCCTTTCAGGCCGAGTTCAACACCCAGCCTCACCGCAACCTGGAAGGAGACTACAACCCCTTTGCCTCGCCACAGAAGAGCAAGCACTCTGGCAGCCATGACAACAGTCTTCATGAGGACAGCAGTTACAAGGACCCTGGGGATACCTGGGATGGTGCCCCCAACCCAATGCAAGCAGAGCAAAATGGACTGTCACACAACTCTGTCAATATAGCATCAAACGGCCTCCAAAGCAACCTATCAGTAGTGACTTACAACCAGGTATGGAGCAACAACTGCCCACATTATTAATATGTTTATTAATCAAtgattattctatgaaaaaaacTAAGTTTATTGGATACATTTGTGAAAGACCTCATAAGAAAGGAAATTCAAATGACCACCACAACTCTCAATCTAGCGATTGACTCTTTTCACAAACCCACTGCTAATTATTTGATGTGAGAGCAGTCCTCCAGTCCAGGCCTGCAAACCAGTCTTGCACAAAAATAGAGAGAGCCAGAATGCTATCCTGATATTTAAGGGCTGTCTAAAACTACCCAACAAATGTGTATACATTTGCTAATGCCAGTAGCAAGCTATTTTCAATGTGAGTTGACCAAGGGGCTTTGTGATCGGTTGTGATATTGGGGACATATTAGCAATATTAATGTTTTTTGGGACTTTGAATGGAAGTGCAGACCAAACCGGAAAAACTAATATTGAGAAATATGGCTGTCTCTGAAGTTGTCTATTTCTTTATAGTTCTTTTGTATTCCTCTCCCACAGGGTTTACACGGACCCTATCCTTTCGGGCAGTCTTGAAACACAGGAATGGTCCCAGTCAAGCAGCACTGTGCCCCTGGAGTCACACCAACTATTGAGGAAGGAGGCGTTATCAGGTGCTGATGGAGACTACTGAGATTCATACTGACACTTATGCAAAGCCCCCCTCCACTGAAGCAGGCGAGGCTGCTCTGTTCCCAGTGTTCAAGCTCAACCTACATCCCACATCCAGCGTATGCATGTGTGAATGCTAAGTTAAAATGAGTGCTATGGATGtttttagaagaaaaagatgaTAATCTTTTTCTGATCtttatttagtttattttttagTTGTCAGATTGCAGTAAAGACTACAGTGATGAGAGaagcgtggatgtgtgtgtttgagcatgtgtgcgtgctgttGTGCAACCTGAAAGAGACTAAGAGCCATTTTTTTGCCTTCTGATCCTCTAGTTTCAGATCTGATTTCTAAACATTTGAGTTCTATCTTAACTATCTTAAGTAATCTTTCCAAATTTGACTAGATATACCCTTAAAAATGTATGGATTATTACTTTATCGATATAAAGCAAGTTCCATCTAAAAGCGTATGAAGGATTACAGTATTCTCTGCCATGTTTTACCATTGATTATATTAGAACTAAAATTATCCTGGCATTTCCAAAACTATTTGAAAATAGGAACAGTTCTGGTATTCATTTTCGATTTCCATGGGTTGTTATCAACAGGCGCAGACCAAAATACCTCTGGAAGCAATTAAATAGAATTCGATCGATGCAACATAACGTAATCTTGGTTGTTTACAAAAACGTCTCTTCTCTGGACAGTCATCATATTAAACCCACCCCATGTCGGCCTGAAAAGATTCTGGTTGGAGGGAAATGTGTTTGAATGGGAGGATGACCAGACACATCTGCAAGAGCACATAAAACATGAGCCAGCAGATTTGTCTGATTCCCAGGCTAACAAAGATTACCCTGCAATCTGAAATGTAATGTTGCATTTGTCCACTGGAGAGCAACATGTGATCAGACCCATGCCAAACTCGAAGGGAAACTACAAACAGTAACACTTTATTGGTTGGTTGGAGTTCTGCAATATTGCAAATGATAGCACATTTTTATCCCTATACAGTGCCATTGATTATTAAAATTTATTAATTTTAtcatcttcagttgaatgtatTTGATGAATGTAGAAAAATATGTTACACATCTTATTTTAATCTTCCCAAAGACGTTCTATAGATGCCCTGGACTGACATGTACTTGTTGATGTCTTCTGGCTTGGCTTCATGTCATGGTTCTTGACCATTTATCATATTTCCTGTATGACATCTGAAATCAAAAGTTGATCTTTTGTTCAGGcaattaaatgtataaaagacaccCATACAAATCAGAAAATAAGAGACTGTCTAGTCAATGTTTTCTATAGTATAAGTTTCTGAATGTGTACAATTCCTTGCACTTACTGACTGATCTCTGCACTGAGTCATTAGATGTTTATATAATTGTGGTGTCTAGTTCTCTTTGCTATAATGTCTTGGAGGCTATTTAGAGATTTTATTATTTCTTTATCAACAGTTATTGACTTTGACCACCTGGTTTTGACCACCTGGTTTTGACCACCTGGTTTTGTAACCTATGTCCACCTTTTTTAGGCTGGGCACATAACGTCTGCAAACTAACAATTGGCCCCAGGGATGACTAAACTTGGACAATATTGCAGCCACCAAAACCACACCTTCTCATATTTTATACCTGCCTCTGCTGGCTTTTGGTATGTCACTGACCATGTTATTGCATTTGCAATGCTAAAGAACATTGTTTCTCCTCGTCATAAAAGGTATACACTGCTTTATCTTCTCTTGCTCTTCTCTTTTTGTTTACAGTCTGACTCTCTGTAATTGGTTGAATTCTGTATCATTTGTGATGCTCATTTGTTTTCTGAAGTCTTTGTGCTGGATGGATCAGATGGTGTTAGAGTGTAACTTCAGAGTTTTACAACAACAGGATATTTAGAAGACTAGTGAGTCAGAGCGAAGATATGAAAGCTTTTTTCCCGAATGAATGGCTGTTTGTATGATTAAATTATCActgaattaaaaaaaagatgGTGTCCTTGTTCTTTGTAATTCACAATAAAAGTTGTTTTTAGTTTATACAGCACCTGTTCCATTGGATGTGTACGCAGTCCAGGAGATGAAAATGCTTTGATGTCTTGAAGATTTTGTAATACATTTAAATTGACATACTGTATTCTGAAATACCCAATTAGTAGTGCTGCTAAACAATAATATGTATATGATGTAAATAAACtcagcccccccaaaaaaacagaaaTGTAATCTCCCTTTCAACTGCTTGTATTGTCAGCAAACTTAACTACTAAGACGAACAGAACAAGTTTTAGAGATGTGACTAACATAAATTGAATAATGTGTccttaaacaaaaaaaatgggGGGGCAAAATGAAAAGTAATAGTATCTGGTGCATTATCAGCTGCATTAAATACTGCAGTGCATCTTCTCATGGACTGCACTAGATTTACCAGTTCTTGCAGTGAGATGATACCCCACTCTTCCACCACTTGCAAATTCCTGGACATTTTTGGGTGTAATGGCCCTTAACCTCACCCTGCAATCCAATAGGTCCCTGACATGCTCAATGGGACTGAGATCCAGGCTCTCTGCAGAACATGGCAGAACACTGACATTCCTAACTTGCAGGAAATCATGCACAGAACGAGCAATATGGCTGGTGGCATTGTCATGCCAGAGGTTGCTGAGTTTATGTTTCCTTAAAGTCATTAGGGTgctttggatatcaagaatgaATTGTCTGCGTGGCATTCAACAACTGTAGCATGTGCTTTTATTAAGTCAATAAAGTCTTAAATCTAAAGGCCTTAACTCAAGTTATGGCCTTGAATGTCAGTGGGGGTTTGTTCCTATCCCACCATGAGTTATTACATTCCCTGTGACAAATGTAGGGGCTTTTCATGGAATAATTATGGCCATCAGTCACTCTGTGGTTGATAACTGTTTATCTCAACTATCGAGAAAAAATTGTTAAGGTCAGTTTCTAAAAGGAATGTGGATGTCTTTTGaggctttttttttaaagccttTATTTGCTTAGCGATGTAGGTAAAACTCCCAAGGGAAAAGATTATTGACAACAATGTGACCAGTCTGTGAAAAGGGTGGGTGTATCCACTCACTTTTTCAGTGTTTTTCAGTGTTCAGTGTCAGTGAATACTGTGCTACTAGCCTGACGGTCAACTGGTTAAATGTTCTACGAAAGAAAAGAAACTGCCTCAGGGAATTCTGCTCAATCATCATTTCAACATATGGGGTTTATAAATAAACAGAACAAAGTGTACACAAAAAGACCACAGCTTGGGTAGTCATGAAGAAAGTGAAAAATCTGAAGACAGGAAGATGCAATGTAAATTGTGTTTTGTAAGATAAAGAAAGCAAATGAAGGAAGTTTCATTTTCGTATGGTAATTAATCTTTGTAGACACATGGTAGGTCTTTTGAATATTTCAATAGAACTGCACAAACATTGCTCTTCTGTTAAATATTTGCACTTACACCTGTAGTTGTCACACAACCTTTTACGTTACCTTTAAAGTTGGGCATTGTTTCTTCTGGGGAAAATAAATGACAGTGGGCCAACATAAGCACCTTCAACCTCTTAGTACAGTATAACTGTAGTCACCATTATCAAATTATATGTATGAATTAGTGCAATCATTTCTGGTCCTGATAAAAGTTTAATGATCAGGAGGAATTACAAAAATCTGTTGATAAATGTATTATTCTTGTATTAGTAGCTGGCATTTACATTTCAAAGGTCTACAATTTCTACATAACTGACTTCAATAAGTTAATTTGAATGGAAAGTGCATGGAGAGAGGGTTAAATAACCCTTGTCTAACAATTTTTTGTCTTCAATCTTGTCTTAACTATTCTGTccataaaattatttttttctgtgtgtgtatgtgtgtgtgtgtgggggggggctgctttACCAGTACAAACaattacattcacacacacatgaaaaatCGTTGTAGGCTTTCCCATCACATATGATACTATGCTGATACAAGTAACCTGGAAAAGGACCACAAAAAAGGAAGATGTTTCATGAGATGATGTTTTATTCCATTCCATTAAGTCAAATTACTTATAAGGAAACAACTGACTATCAAGTAGGTGTatgtttttttacattaaacAATTAACCTAACTATTTCTATATTTACTTTTAAATACCTTGTGAAAAGACAGGGTAAAGCATTCATttattgatttacatttacatttaatcatttagcagccgcttttatccaaagcgacttccaagagagagttttacaaaagtgcataggtccctgatcataacaacgagatagccccaaaacattgcgggtagccaaacatgaagcatacattgtgaaaagcaaataagtgccaatgggaagaaccataagagcatgtaattaaacaagttacaaattaaacaacatgaacctcaaaagtgcaagagtgtacctatagaaaaaaaagtacaataagttaaatcagttacaactaaccaacaagagcaactagtccctcaataagagtcattgtgttcctggaggaaactaacatcaggtccagcaaatcattcctaagtactgttGTACTCCCGAATTTATCAAAATCAATGACATATTTATATagaaaaatgtgtgtaatgGGAATTTGAATGTATTTTCTATTTAGTTTTTGTAGTTTCttttacaaatgtgtgtgtgatttgaatGGTTTTGTCCCAAACTATGACTGGAAATTAAAGCTGAGGCTATCAATGGTAATAGATGccagggggaggtgtgtgtgtctggggggttTTGTTCTCATCACTGTTCACTGTTTACCTTATGAATATGACCTGTTACTAAGTTTTAATGAGGCAAGCATTGCAACATTCTCTGCTGGACACACCTCCTCTGGTATTGATATGCTAGCATGATCAGATTTTTACCACAGGTTTAGCCGTGAGCCAGTTGTCCAGATACTCTAGCCTATGATCAACCAGACAAAAACTTTGGCCAGTCAAAGCTACAGACAGTGCTCCAACCTGCCCAAGGTGTCAGATACAGTGCTGCTGGAGGCATACTGTCCAACTGAATGACCCTTTCCCACCCCAGGGCCATCATTACCTGTGCAAGCCTGAGCACACACATCAGAAGTGAGGGACTTCCTCTACCGATCTTTGGTGTTGGGACCCTGGAAGACTTCAGAGGCTGAGAGATATAGGATAAGTACAGCAGTCCAGCAGCTCTAACCACTTCTTCTAAAGATTACGAACAGGTAAGGCCACAGTGGGAACACAGGTGGCTCATGGGGAGGTTTTCTAAACCGAATTTCAGAAATTTCAGAAACCTCTAATAGCCACAATGGGGAAAACAAATCTATTTGTAAACCAATGCCTCAAGTGGAATGATCAAGACTTtgtatgtatatacagtatataggaATACAATAACATGTCATGATATAGTTTAACCAAAAAGCCTACACTCACCTATGTTATTATACATACTTGTACTCTCAGAATGAAAATATAGGGGTAATAAATACAGATGGAACAGGTGTATAAACAAATAGGTGTGCATTAGTACTCTTTTTGTGTGAACTGTAAGGGAATGCTATGAGTAATGAATGACTAAACTGTGTTCAGAGCAGCTGAATGCTTCTAATATCTGTTCGATCAATGTTATCTGTAAGTTGTTAAACAGAGTGCCTACAGTAGGATATGTCACTATTTTTTGTGCCAGTGCTTTGCTTTCATGTAACTTCTGATACTGTGTTAAAGTCAGCACACacccatatatacacacacgcagacacacacaaaggcagtcTTTTTTCAAGGTTTTGAAGGTTGCATAAATATGAACCTTAACTTCCCTGTTATAACTTACTTATGATTCGCACTTGTCCAAGGAATGGCACACCCTCATACCAAAACCACATCTCAACATTATACAGAGTTTGTTGATCCCCAAAGTCCTTCatacaaaacatgttttgtggaATGTATCTACtttcacatacaaaaacaacagAGGTACATTTTATGGCAGACACTTTCACTGGTAAGCTGTCTATCAAATGAGATTGTAGAGACTGTTGCTTGTCAAACTCAAGCCGCAGGGCCTAGAGTGACCGAAAACAGTTACACGCATTGAGTGCTTGATGACTCTATACTTGTCTATACGCAGATTGGAGATTTTTAGGAGACATGCCCATGGTTACAACAGTTTGTGTTAAAAACAATAGAGAATGCAATGTTCACAACTAGTGTCACGCAATTCGGACGTCACACTATACAATACCACTCCATTTCTGAGTCACTCCACTTTAACTTACTCCAGACACCGAATAGGATATTAACTTTCTCCACCCTTTGTCTTATACTCTGGGAGGGGAGCTGCATGCTTCAATTTACGATTAACTTCCAATCAATCCTGACGAGCTAAGATATCTGAGCAGTTTACCATTTGTAAGATGGTATATTAAGTACGAATCAATTAAAGGACAATTGACATGTCTCCTACCTACCTACACCTTACCTTTAACCCAGAACGTAAAAATTAGGCTAAAACAAGTTCTCAAATATACTACCCTACCACAGTATTTTGAATCCAGTGTTCATGAAAGGAGATTGGTAAATGCTACAGTTCAAAGGCAGTATGAACAGAACAAACAAGACTGATGAAATGTCAAGTTTGCTTAGGATTACTTCTGTTTCAATATTGGGCATAAGGGTCTGGTTCCAGTGAAGTATAAAGACAGTACTGTCTGGGAGGAGAGCTTATAAATGGACAGTAGATTTCTAATGCAAATTCAGGGAGAATACTTCATACTCGTATGCCGGATTTAAGAAAAAGACAAATTATGTTTTGGTACGAGGCTTGTTCTAAAATGATCTTTTATCCTTGTGCCTAAAACATAGCACTTTCTATGAGGTTGATGAGAACCATTATTTCTCTCCTCAGTATTTTAGCGGCCATGGGGAGTCCAGACTCTGACAGAGTGGGAAGTACCACACAAATCCCCTTCTACTCCAGTACCCCCCACACTGCCATGCTCAGGGCattggaggatgaagaggaggacgtCAAACCGCCCCGTGGCCTGCCGGGGGCGCCGGA encodes:
- the LOC134018942 gene encoding protein ILRUN-like; the protein is MEGMELDLDPELMQKFSCMGTTDKDILISEFQRLLGFQLNPAGCAFFLDMTNWNLQAAIGAYYDFESPNINAPCMSFVEDVTIGEGESVPPDTPFTKTWRIQNTGAESWPPGVCLKYVGGDQFGHVNMVMVRSLDPQEMADVSVQMRSPVAPGMYQGQWRMCTATGLFYGDVIWVILSVEVGGLLGVTQQLSSFQAEFNTQPHRNLEGDYNPFASPQKSKHSGSHDNSLHEDSSYKDPGDTWDGAPNPMQAEQNGLSHNSVNIASNGLQSNLSVVTYNQGLHGPYPFGQS